From a region of the Streptomyces tirandamycinicus genome:
- a CDS encoding ComEC/Rec2 family competence protein produces the protein MTGTAAGSPEAESRPEAADAPEEHPADLRLVLPALAAWGAAAVGLTARPPWPGLTVLGCLAAAGTLLLSLTVRVARRRSWHGAGNRVAAAAVLLCTAAGTAAGALRGADLYRGPVPEAAGKYGPITAELTVVTDPRTTRPRIWGERAAQPAVLLEAQVVRVTDAHGEPVATRAPVLVIVRPGAAAGAWLRLLPSTRLTLTARAEPPADDEGRFAAVLRARGTGPPRITGPPTTVQRVAGDLRAGLRRATDGLPADARALLPGLVVGDTSRIGTELHEAFKATDLTHLLAVSGSNLAVVLFLLIGPPGRALRAERGGLAPRLGISLRATALFGGALTLGFVVVCRPEPSVLRAAACGAITLLAIGTGRSRSLLPALAAAVLLLVLWDPWSARTYGFLLSVLATGSLLTLAPRWSAALRQRGVPARCAGALAAAAAAQAVCAPVVVVFAERVSLVAIPCSLLAEPAVAPATVLGFTALAAAPLSMPVAELLARCAGWPVEWIAGVARTGAGLPGAQAEWPGGWRGALLLSAVTAAAMLVARRLVRSPWPVVGCVLLLVLVVLRPPQLTRIVSGWPPPGWSFAVCDVGQGDATVLAAGEGTAVVVDAGPDPALTDRCLHELGVRSVPLLLLTHFHADHVAGLPGALRGRTVGAIQTTTLEEPRDQAEFVRRTAMAAGVPLIRPGPGERRRTGGLTWQVLWPAQGSGTKPGEPNDASVTLLARTGTGVSLLLLGDLEPPAQQGLMRAHPALPQVDVLKVAHHGSAFQHSALLAAARPRLALISCGLGNPYGHPSPRTVAALRSQGALVMRTDTDGAIAVMGSGGGLRAVARGPRHPRAP, from the coding sequence ATGACCGGGACGGCGGCGGGCTCCCCTGAGGCGGAGTCCCGGCCGGAGGCGGCCGACGCCCCCGAGGAGCACCCGGCCGATCTGCGTCTGGTACTGCCCGCGCTCGCCGCCTGGGGCGCGGCGGCGGTCGGTCTGACGGCCCGGCCGCCCTGGCCGGGCCTGACGGTGCTGGGCTGCCTCGCGGCGGCGGGGACCCTTCTGCTGTCCCTGACCGTCCGGGTGGCGCGCCGGCGTTCCTGGCACGGCGCCGGAAACAGGGTCGCCGCCGCCGCCGTTCTGCTGTGCACGGCCGCAGGGACGGCCGCCGGCGCACTGCGCGGCGCGGACCTGTACCGAGGGCCGGTGCCCGAGGCGGCGGGCAAGTACGGCCCGATCACGGCCGAGTTGACCGTCGTCACGGATCCGCGCACGACGCGGCCGCGGATATGGGGTGAGCGTGCGGCGCAGCCGGCCGTTCTGCTCGAGGCGCAGGTCGTCCGCGTCACCGACGCCCACGGGGAGCCGGTGGCCACCAGGGCGCCGGTGCTGGTGATCGTCCGGCCGGGGGCGGCGGCCGGGGCCTGGCTGAGGCTGCTGCCGTCGACACGGCTCACGCTCACCGCCCGCGCGGAGCCACCGGCGGACGACGAAGGCAGGTTCGCGGCCGTACTGCGGGCCCGAGGCACAGGGCCACCCCGGATCACCGGGCCGCCGACCACGGTGCAGCGCGTGGCGGGGGACCTGCGTGCGGGGCTGCGGCGGGCGACCGACGGACTGCCTGCGGACGCACGAGCCCTGCTTCCGGGGCTCGTCGTCGGCGACACCTCCCGCATCGGCACCGAACTGCACGAGGCGTTCAAGGCGACGGACCTCACGCACCTGCTCGCTGTCTCCGGAAGCAATCTCGCCGTCGTCCTCTTCCTGCTCATCGGCCCACCGGGACGGGCACTGAGGGCGGAACGGGGCGGCCTGGCCCCCCGGTTGGGCATCTCGCTACGTGCGACCGCGCTGTTCGGCGGCGCGCTCACCCTGGGGTTCGTGGTGGTGTGCCGGCCGGAACCGAGCGTGCTGCGCGCCGCGGCATGCGGGGCGATCACCCTGCTGGCCATCGGCACCGGCCGGAGCAGATCGCTGCTCCCGGCCCTGGCGGCGGCCGTGCTGCTGCTGGTTCTCTGGGACCCCTGGTCGGCCCGCACCTACGGGTTCCTGCTCTCCGTACTGGCCACGGGCTCGCTCCTCACCCTGGCCCCGCGCTGGAGCGCAGCGCTGCGGCAGCGCGGGGTGCCGGCGCGATGCGCGGGGGCCCTTGCCGCCGCCGCGGCGGCGCAGGCGGTGTGCGCGCCCGTCGTGGTCGTGTTCGCCGAGCGGGTCAGTCTCGTGGCGATCCCCTGCAGTCTCCTCGCCGAGCCGGCCGTGGCGCCCGCCACGGTCCTGGGGTTCACGGCACTCGCCGCCGCACCCCTCTCGATGCCGGTCGCCGAACTGCTGGCACGCTGCGCCGGCTGGCCGGTCGAGTGGATCGCCGGAGTCGCCCGCACCGGTGCCGGTCTCCCCGGTGCACAGGCCGAGTGGCCCGGTGGCTGGCGGGGCGCCCTGCTGCTGTCGGCGGTCACCGCCGCGGCGATGCTGGTGGCGCGCAGGCTGGTCCGGAGTCCCTGGCCCGTCGTGGGATGCGTGCTGCTGCTCGTCCTCGTCGTGCTGCGACCGCCTCAGCTGACCAGGATCGTCTCCGGATGGCCGCCGCCCGGCTGGTCGTTCGCCGTGTGCGACGTCGGCCAGGGCGACGCCACGGTACTGGCCGCCGGTGAAGGGACGGCCGTGGTGGTGGACGCCGGGCCTGACCCGGCACTCACCGACCGGTGCCTGCACGAACTGGGTGTCAGGAGCGTGCCCCTGCTCTTGCTCACCCACTTCCACGCGGATCATGTGGCCGGGCTGCCCGGCGCCCTGCGGGGCAGAACCGTCGGCGCGATCCAGACGACCACCCTCGAAGAGCCACGCGACCAGGCCGAGTTCGTGCGCCGGACCGCCATGGCCGCCGGTGTGCCGCTGATCCGTCCCGGACCGGGCGAGCGACGGCGTACCGGAGGTCTCACCTGGCAGGTGCTCTGGCCCGCGCAGGGGTCCGGCACAAAGCCGGGAGAGCCGAACGACGCGAGCGTCACGCTGCTCGCGCGGACCGGCACGGGTGTGTCGCTGCTGCTACTCGGGGATCTTGAACCCCCCGCGCAGCAGGGCCTGATGCGGGCCCACCCGGCCCTCCCACAGGTCGACGTCCTCAAGGTCGCGCACCACGGGTCCGCGTTCCAGCATTCCGCCCTGCTCGCGGCGGCCCGGCCGAGGCTGGCGCTCATCTCCTGTGGCCTTGGGAACCCCTACGGGCATCCGTCGCCCCGGACCGTCGCCGCTCTGCGATCCCAGGGCGCGCTGGTGATGCGTACCGACACGGACGGAGCGATCGCGGTCATGGGCTCCGGAGGAGGCCTGCGTGCCGTAGCCCGCGGTCCCCGGCACCCGAGGGCCCCCTGA
- the holA gene encoding DNA polymerase III subunit delta gives MATRKNTNDDPLTPVTIAVGQEDLLLDRAVQQVVAAARAADPDTDVRDLASDQLQPGTLAELTSPSLFAERKVVVVRNAQDLSADTIKDIKAYLTAPVEEITLVLLHAGGAKGKGLLDAARKAGAREVACPKTTKPAERLTFVRSEFRALGRSATPEACQTLVDAIGSDLRELASAVSQLVADVEGTIDEAVVGRYYTGRAEASSFTVADRAVEGRAAEALEALRWSLSTGVAPVLITSALAQGVRAIGKLSSARGGRPADLARELGMPPWKIDRVRQQMRGWTPDGVALALRAVAEADAGVKGGGDDPEYALEKAVVTVARAARLRR, from the coding sequence ATGGCCACCAGGAAGAACACGAACGACGACCCCCTCACCCCCGTCACGATCGCGGTGGGCCAGGAGGATCTGCTGCTGGACCGCGCCGTGCAGCAGGTGGTGGCGGCCGCCCGGGCCGCCGACCCCGATACGGACGTCCGCGATCTCGCCTCCGACCAACTTCAGCCAGGCACGCTCGCCGAGCTGACGAGCCCCTCGCTCTTCGCCGAGCGCAAGGTCGTCGTCGTGCGGAACGCGCAGGACCTCTCCGCCGACACGATCAAGGACATCAAGGCCTACCTCACCGCACCGGTCGAGGAGATCACGCTGGTTCTGCTGCACGCCGGCGGTGCGAAGGGGAAGGGGCTGCTCGACGCGGCACGCAAGGCGGGCGCACGTGAGGTGGCCTGCCCCAAGACGACCAAGCCGGCGGAGCGACTGACGTTCGTGCGCTCGGAGTTCCGCGCACTGGGGCGGTCCGCGACCCCCGAGGCCTGCCAGACCCTCGTCGACGCCATCGGCAGCGACCTCCGGGAGCTGGCGAGCGCGGTCTCGCAGCTGGTCGCCGATGTCGAGGGCACGATCGACGAGGCCGTCGTCGGCCGCTACTACACCGGGCGTGCCGAGGCGTCCAGCTTCACCGTGGCCGACCGAGCGGTCGAGGGACGCGCGGCCGAGGCGCTGGAGGCGCTGCGCTGGTCGCTCTCCACCGGTGTCGCGCCCGTCCTGATCACCAGCGCGCTGGCCCAGGGGGTAAGGGCGATCGGCAAGTTGTCGTCGGCGCGGGGCGGCCGCCCGGCGGATCTCGCACGCGAGCTCGGCATGCCGCCGTGGAAGATCGACCGCGTCCGGCAGCAGATGCGCGGCTGGACGCCGGACGGGGTGGCCCTCGCCCTGCGCGCCGTGGCGGAGGCGGACGCCGGGGTGAAGGGCGGCGGTGACGACCCGGAGTACGCGCTCGAGAAGGCGGTGGTGACGGTCGCCCGCGCCGCGCGCCTGCGCCGCTGA
- a CDS encoding pyridoxamine 5'-phosphate oxidase family protein yields the protein MANPEPPRSRAQRRKDVLGRLARDRDAWVATASAHGTPALVPLWFLWDRGTLLMCTGRGTVTARNPTPRGEAVVTVGPATDVVHLSGTAETVECDALAPDSADAFSAKLGWDPRGGTQRVFLRITPHTVKAWREENEQPGRLLMRDGRWLD from the coding sequence ATGGCGAACCCCGAGCCGCCCCGGAGCCGGGCGCAACGCAGGAAGGATGTCCTCGGCCGGCTGGCGCGGGACCGCGACGCCTGGGTGGCCACGGCATCAGCGCACGGCACACCCGCACTCGTACCCCTGTGGTTCCTGTGGGACCGGGGCACACTGCTGATGTGCACCGGGCGCGGCACCGTGACCGCCCGCAATCCCACCCCGCGCGGCGAAGCCGTCGTCACCGTCGGCCCGGCCACGGACGTGGTTCATCTGTCCGGCACGGCCGAGACCGTGGAGTGCGACGCCTTGGCACCCGACTCCGCCGACGCGTTCTCCGCGAAGCTCGGTTGGGACCCGCGCGGCGGAACCCAGCGGGTCTTCCTCCGGATCACCCCGCACACGGTCAAGGCCTGGCGGGAGGAGAACGAGCAGCCGGGCCGTCTGCTGATGCGCGACGGCCGATGGCTGGACTGA
- the rpsT gene encoding 30S ribosomal protein S20, protein MANIKSQIKRNKTNEKARLRNKAVKSSLKTAIRKAREAVAAGDVEKATVAAREASRKLDKAVSKGVIHKNAAANKKSALASKVASLQG, encoded by the coding sequence GTGGCGAACATCAAGTCCCAGATCAAGCGGAACAAGACGAACGAGAAGGCGCGCCTGCGCAACAAGGCCGTCAAGTCCTCGCTCAAGACCGCGATCCGCAAGGCCCGTGAGGCTGTCGCGGCCGGCGACGTCGAGAAGGCCACCGTGGCCGCTCGCGAGGCGTCCCGCAAGCTCGACAAGGCCGTCTCCAAGGGTGTCATCCACAAGAACGCCGCCGCCAACAAGAAGTCGGCGCTGGCGTCCAAGGTTGCCTCCCTCCAGGGCTGA
- a CDS encoding arylamine N-acetyltransferase family protein, producing the protein MDTASQPLREETVDAYLRRIGADRPLRADSESLRGLQQRHLRSVPFENLSIHLGEPLVLEDKPLLDKIVGARRGGFCYELNGAFAALLRSLGFGVALLQARVFTGDGQLGIPYDHLALRVETDDGIGPWLADVGFGDHCHHPLLLRERGDQSDPAGVFRIVEAPDGDLDVLRDGKPQFRLDPRPRTLGDFEAGAWYHRTSPASHFTRNLVCSRLTDEGRITLSGRRLVTTVHGERAERELRDDAEVLTAYRERFGLELDRVPEVRKGLSGSTAQYGGE; encoded by the coding sequence ATGGACACCGCATCGCAGCCCCTCCGGGAAGAGACCGTCGACGCGTATCTCCGCCGCATCGGGGCTGATCGCCCCCTCCGGGCCGACTCGGAGTCGCTGCGCGGGCTTCAGCAGCGGCATCTGCGGTCCGTGCCGTTCGAGAACCTCTCGATCCACCTGGGCGAGCCCCTCGTCCTGGAGGACAAGCCGCTGCTCGACAAGATCGTCGGGGCGCGCAGGGGCGGGTTCTGCTACGAACTCAACGGTGCGTTCGCGGCGTTGCTGCGCAGCCTCGGTTTCGGAGTCGCCCTGCTCCAGGCCAGGGTCTTCACGGGGGACGGACAGCTCGGCATCCCGTACGACCATCTCGCCCTGCGGGTGGAGACCGACGACGGCATCGGGCCGTGGCTCGCCGACGTGGGATTCGGTGATCACTGCCACCACCCGCTTCTCCTGCGGGAGCGGGGTGATCAGAGCGACCCTGCCGGTGTGTTCCGCATCGTCGAGGCACCGGACGGCGACCTTGATGTGCTGAGGGACGGGAAGCCTCAGTTCCGGCTCGATCCGAGGCCGCGGACGCTGGGGGACTTCGAGGCCGGTGCCTGGTACCACCGCACATCCCCCGCCTCCCACTTCACCCGGAACCTGGTCTGCTCGCGGCTCACGGACGAAGGAAGGATCACCCTGTCCGGACGCCGACTCGTCACCACGGTGCACGGCGAGCGCGCCGAGCGGGAGCTCCGCGACGACGCCGAGGTCCTCACCGCATACCGGGAGCGGTTCGGGCTGGAACTGGACCGGGTGCCGGAGGTCCGGAAGGGTCTCTCCGGGAGCACGGCACAATATGGCGGTGAGTGA
- a CDS encoding ComEA family DNA-binding protein, with product MPSWVRLRCGLAPRTLAALAVVLALGVVLAVQHFWTGRPEPVRAPQLVGSAPLIPEATPPGPSPGPPPAQEATGRIVVDVSGKVLRPGVLRLPAGARVADALRAAGGVEAGTDLTGLNRARVLMDGEQVVVGLPQPPGGQPPGTQGPTGGGAPGGGPLSLSTATVEQLDTLPGVGPVLAQHIVDYRSEHGGFRSVDELREVKGIGDRRYEDLQPLVRP from the coding sequence ATGCCGTCCTGGGTCCGGCTGCGCTGCGGGCTGGCGCCGAGGACGCTGGCCGCCCTGGCCGTGGTCCTGGCCCTCGGGGTGGTCTTGGCCGTGCAGCACTTCTGGACCGGGCGGCCGGAGCCGGTGCGCGCGCCGCAACTGGTCGGGAGCGCACCTCTCATTCCGGAGGCGACCCCGCCCGGGCCTTCGCCCGGCCCGCCGCCCGCACAGGAGGCCACCGGGCGCATCGTCGTCGATGTGAGCGGCAAGGTGCTGCGGCCGGGCGTCCTCCGGCTCCCGGCAGGGGCCCGGGTCGCCGACGCGCTCCGGGCCGCGGGCGGGGTCGAGGCCGGCACCGATCTCACAGGCCTCAACCGGGCGCGGGTGCTCATGGACGGCGAGCAGGTCGTGGTGGGCCTCCCGCAGCCTCCCGGCGGGCAGCCTCCGGGCACGCAGGGCCCGACGGGCGGGGGAGCTCCGGGCGGAGGGCCGCTCAGTCTCAGCACCGCCACGGTCGAGCAGCTCGACACCCTGCCGGGTGTGGGCCCGGTGCTCGCCCAGCACATCGTGGACTATCGGTCAGAGCACGGCGGCTTCCGCTCGGTCGACGAACTCCGCGAGGTGAAGGGGATCGGTGACCGCCGGTACGAGGACCTGCAACCGCTGGTGCGGCCATGA